A region from the Sulfurimonas sp. genome encodes:
- a CDS encoding DUF2442 domain-containing protein, whose translation MLIDVVNVKPKDDFILLLKFENGEQKEFDCKPLFDKKPFQKLKDKYFFDKARVEFGTVVWSDEIDVAPETLYLESKLLA comes from the coding sequence ATGCTTATTGATGTAGTAAATGTAAAGCCAAAAGATGATTTTATATTATTATTAAAATTTGAGAACGGTGAACAAAAAGAATTTGATTGCAAACCGCTTTTTGATAAAAAACCTTTTCAAAAACTAAAAGATAAATATTTTTTTGATAAAGCAAGAGTGGAATTTGGCACGGTTGTTTGGTCAGATGAAATTGATGTAGCACCTGAAACACTTTATTTAGAAAGTAAACTTCTCGCATAA
- the uvrA gene encoding excinuclease ABC subunit UvrA has translation MKNRDVIKITGARENNLKNISLEIPKNELVVFTGLSGSGKSTLAFDTLYAEGQRRYMESLSSYARQFLDRVGKPDVDKIEGLTPAIAIDQKTTSKNPRSTVGTITEIYDYLRLLYARVGVQHCHNCNKEISQMSASDIIAQVAKLPEDAKLVILAPLVREKKGSFNDVLESLVHKGYVRAMIDGVMVRLDEEIELSKTKKHTIKVVIDRVAVKPENKERIAADVEKALKESYGELEVEILNHEELGLRETSFYYSEHNACFDCKISFDPLEPLSFSFNSPKGACRECDGLGIRYALDHDKIIDRDLSIESGAVKIIYGFNKGYYFTFLKGFCTANDIDMKIPYAELEEYQKKAILHGGIDEVGFLWKSHEVKRVWPGIIKIAYDMFKDEKELSDYMSEKVCSVCTGHRLKRESLAVRVASKGIADILDMPISKSYEWFKKTEHFSHLSDQSTQISAPILNEIRERLYFLFDVGLGYITLGRDARTISGGEAQRIRIASQIGSGLTGVLYVLDEPSIGLHERDTLKLIRTLRSLQEKGNSVIVVEHDKETIENADFIVDIGSGAGKFGGEVVFAGTLDKLKKAKTLTADYLYGRKKIEYFYRRAQENYIEIKNVTVNNINNLSAKIPLNNFVCITGVSGSGKSSLMLQTLLPTARELLNHARKVNKVAGVEITGLEYVDKVIYLDQSPIGRTPRSNPATYTGVMDEIRNLFAQTKEAQIRGYTSSRFSFNVKGGRCEKCQGEGENKIEMHFLPDIMVKCDTCHGTRYNQQTLEVLYKGKTISDVLNISVEEAFEFFKAIPKIYQILSTLVDVGLGYITLGQNAVTLSGGEAQRIKLSKELSRKDTGKTLYVLDEPTTGLHFADVDRLTGVLHKFVELGNSVLIIEHNLDMIKNADYVIDMGPEGGSGGGLIIAEGTPEEVAEGYKKTGSYTGEYLAKELALHK, from the coding sequence ATGAAAAATAGAGATGTCATCAAAATAACGGGTGCGAGAGAGAATAATTTAAAAAATATATCGCTTGAGATTCCAAAAAACGAGTTAGTCGTTTTTACGGGTCTTAGCGGAAGCGGAAAGTCGACTTTGGCATTTGACACGCTTTATGCGGAAGGGCAGAGACGATATATGGAGTCGTTGTCCTCTTATGCAAGACAGTTCCTAGATCGCGTTGGCAAGCCTGATGTAGACAAGATAGAAGGTCTTACTCCTGCCATTGCGATTGACCAAAAAACAACCTCTAAAAATCCCCGTTCAACAGTCGGAACAATCACGGAGATATATGACTACCTAAGACTTCTTTACGCCCGTGTAGGGGTTCAGCATTGTCATAACTGCAACAAAGAGATATCGCAAATGAGTGCGTCGGATATTATCGCTCAAGTTGCAAAACTACCAGAAGATGCGAAGCTTGTTATTTTGGCACCGCTTGTAAGGGAAAAGAAAGGCAGTTTTAACGATGTTCTTGAATCATTGGTTCACAAAGGCTATGTACGGGCTATGATAGACGGCGTAATGGTGCGGCTTGATGAGGAGATAGAGTTATCTAAGACCAAAAAACACACTATAAAAGTAGTTATCGACAGAGTTGCGGTTAAGCCTGAAAACAAAGAACGAATAGCTGCGGATGTTGAAAAAGCTCTTAAAGAGAGTTACGGCGAGCTTGAAGTGGAGATATTAAACCATGAAGAGCTTGGGCTAAGAGAGACAAGTTTTTACTACAGCGAGCATAATGCCTGTTTTGACTGTAAGATAAGTTTTGACCCCCTTGAACCTCTCTCTTTTTCGTTTAATTCGCCAAAGGGTGCATGCAGGGAGTGTGACGGTCTGGGGATTCGCTATGCGCTTGACCATGACAAGATAATTGACAGGGATTTAAGCATAGAGAGCGGTGCCGTGAAGATAATTTACGGCTTCAATAAAGGGTATTATTTTACATTTTTAAAAGGATTCTGTACTGCAAACGATATAGATATGAAAATTCCTTATGCCGAACTTGAAGAGTATCAAAAAAAGGCTATTTTGCACGGCGGGATTGATGAAGTCGGGTTTTTATGGAAAAGCCATGAAGTAAAAAGAGTATGGCCGGGAATCATAAAAATAGCATACGATATGTTTAAAGATGAGAAAGAACTTTCCGATTATATGAGTGAAAAGGTATGCAGCGTTTGTACAGGGCACAGACTTAAAAGAGAATCATTGGCTGTAAGAGTTGCTTCAAAAGGGATAGCCGATATTTTGGATATGCCGATTTCTAAAAGTTATGAGTGGTTCAAAAAAACAGAACATTTTTCTCATTTAAGCGATCAGAGTACGCAGATATCGGCGCCTATTTTAAATGAAATCAGAGAAAGACTCTACTTCTTGTTTGATGTAGGACTCGGCTATATTACACTCGGTCGTGATGCAAGAACTATCAGCGGCGGCGAAGCGCAGAGAATCCGCATCGCTTCACAAATAGGGAGCGGTTTGACGGGTGTTTTATATGTACTTGATGAGCCGAGTATCGGGCTTCACGAGAGAGATACGCTTAAACTTATCCGTACGCTTAGAAGTTTGCAGGAGAAAGGAAACAGCGTTATAGTAGTTGAACATGACAAAGAGACTATAGAGAATGCGGATTTTATAGTAGATATCGGAAGCGGAGCAGGGAAGTTTGGAGGAGAGGTTGTTTTTGCAGGAACTCTTGATAAGCTGAAAAAAGCCAAAACGCTCACTGCCGACTATCTCTACGGCAGAAAAAAGATAGAGTATTTTTACAGAAGAGCGCAAGAGAACTATATAGAGATAAAAAATGTTACGGTAAATAATATCAATAATTTAAGCGCGAAAATCCCGTTAAATAATTTTGTCTGTATTACGGGTGTGAGCGGAAGCGGAAAAAGTTCGTTAATGCTTCAAACGCTTCTTCCCACGGCTAGAGAGCTGTTAAACCATGCCAGAAAAGTAAATAAAGTTGCAGGTGTAGAGATAACGGGTCTTGAATATGTCGATAAAGTTATTTATCTTGATCAAAGTCCAATAGGGCGAACTCCAAGGTCAAATCCAGCAACTTATACGGGCGTGATGGATGAGATAAGAAACCTTTTTGCGCAAACAAAAGAGGCTCAAATAAGAGGCTATACAAGCTCAAGATTTAGTTTCAATGTCAAAGGCGGAAGATGCGAGAAGTGTCAAGGCGAGGGTGAAAACAAGATAGAGATGCACTTTTTGCCCGACATTATGGTCAAATGCGATACCTGCCACGGCACGAGATACAATCAGCAGACTTTGGAAGTTTTGTATAAGGGCAAAACTATCTCCGATGTGCTTAATATTAGTGTAGAAGAGGCTTTTGAATTTTTTAAGGCGATACCAAAAATATATCAAATATTATCAACATTAGTCGATGTCGGTCTTGGTTACATTACGCTTGGACAAAATGCGGTTACGCTCTCAGGCGGTGAAGCCCAAAGAATAAAACTAAGCAAGGAGCTTAGCCGCAAAGACACCGGTAAAACACTTTATGTCTTAGATGAACCGACGACGGGACTTCATTTTGCCGATGTCGACAGACTGACAGGCGTGCTTCATAAGTTTGTAGAACTTGGAAACTCCGTGCTAATAATCGAACACAATTTGGATATGATAAAAAATGCAGATTATGTTATAGATATGGGACCTGAGGGTGGAAGCGGCGGCGGTCTGATAATCGCCGAGGGAACTCCCGAAGAGGTGGCAGAGGGCTATAAAAAAACAGGCTCTTACACCGGCGAGTATCTTGCAAAAGAGCTTGCGCTTCATAAGTGA
- the selD gene encoding selenide, water dikinase SelD — MEQIKLTEYSHGAGCGCKISPMLLDEILKSTVLQPHYPQLLVGNEFKDDAAAYDLGDGTSVLSTTDFFMPIVDDPFTFGRIAATNALSDIYAMGGRPLMAIAIFGWPIDKLSADVAREVIEGGRAVCKESGIPLAGGHSIDSPEPIFGLAVTGIVQNENLMQNSGAVEDCYIFLTKPIGIGILTTAQKQKKIEEGDIAVAIEAMVTLNKIGASLSTLESVVTMTDVTGFGLLGHLSEVCEASNISATVWFERVPLLPNVEKYRTLGCIAGGTRKNFMSYGHKISEMSQQQREILCDAQTSGGLLVFVKKDGVEEFYEATRQAGLKLEPIGETVAKSEHLVKVL, encoded by the coding sequence ATGGAACAAATAAAACTTACAGAGTATAGTCACGGTGCGGGGTGTGGATGCAAAATCTCTCCTATGTTGCTTGACGAAATATTAAAAAGCACTGTTTTGCAGCCTCACTACCCACAGCTTCTTGTAGGAAATGAGTTTAAAGACGATGCGGCGGCGTATGATTTGGGGGACGGCACATCCGTTTTATCGACTACGGACTTTTTTATGCCTATCGTAGATGACCCTTTTACTTTTGGACGAATTGCCGCGACGAATGCGCTTAGCGATATTTATGCGATGGGTGGACGACCTCTTATGGCTATTGCAATTTTCGGATGGCCTATCGATAAACTCTCTGCTGATGTCGCAAGAGAGGTTATAGAGGGCGGTCGTGCCGTTTGCAAAGAGAGCGGTATCCCGCTTGCAGGCGGACACTCTATAGACTCGCCTGAGCCGATTTTCGGACTGGCGGTCACTGGTATAGTTCAGAATGAAAACCTTATGCAAAATAGCGGAGCGGTGGAGGATTGTTATATATTTTTAACAAAACCCATCGGCATAGGCATACTTACAACTGCACAAAAGCAAAAAAAGATAGAAGAAGGCGACATCGCCGTAGCGATTGAAGCGATGGTTACGCTAAATAAAATAGGTGCTTCTCTCTCAACGCTTGAGAGTGTAGTTACAATGACCGATGTAACCGGATTTGGTCTTTTGGGACATTTAAGCGAAGTGTGTGAAGCAAGCAATATAAGTGCTACAGTATGGTTTGAGAGAGTGCCGCTTCTGCCCAATGTAGAAAAATATAGAACTCTCGGGTGCATTGCCGGAGGAACACGAAAAAATTTTATGAGCTACGGTCATAAAATCTCCGAGATGTCGCAACAGCAGCGAGAGATATTGTGCGATGCCCAAACATCGGGCGGTCTGCTTGTTTTTGTAAAAAAGGACGGAGTGGAAGAGTTTTATGAAGCAACCCGCCAAGCAGGTTTAAAACTTGAGCCAATCGGCGAGACGGTTGCAAAAAGCGAGCATTTGGTAAAGGTTTTATAG
- a CDS encoding DUF4160 domain-containing protein, which yields MPTISMFYGIVVMLFYYDNKQHNLPHIHVRYQDSKAIFDIENAEMIEGNLPNKQKRLVQAWMEIHKDELIADWELAISGEQPYKIDPLK from the coding sequence ATGCCGACTATAAGTATGTTTTACGGAATTGTAGTTATGCTTTTTTATTATGATAATAAACAGCATAATTTACCTCATATTCATGTGAGATATCAAGATTCAAAAGCAATTTTTGATATAGAAAATGCAGAAATGATTGAAGGTAATTTGCCAAATAAACAAAAAAGGTTGGTTCAGGCTTGGATGGAAATACACAAAGATGAATTGATAGCAGATTGGGAATTGGCTATTTCTGGCGAACAACCTTATAAAATTGATCCTTTAAAATAG